A single Pseudomonas sp. HN11 DNA region contains:
- a CDS encoding membrane-targeted effector domain-containing toxin, which translates to MHISSTTLPAHRKLAESELAPKNNAHPPAPASQRNKRSIDAGPSYQNSVSADPKPDKNIGTGQKVTVPVNVGPNPSLDPATAEIKESFKTVSQEASIFLKKKFAEMAAKATNPADKEKWNIDPDNTYLVTFNYNKTGDTPYPAKIVQRISLTEALVTNAQDTPEGKGFLVPYYAGGPEVIVKPDIKAQKPQSSDFWSRAKPNREDADVTHTYQGIYIESPELPAPVYNGGNQSQITPAEFKKLIWKADFKKPYDKFLDNFWNSHKEQYPTLAKASFTKSAMAQHQEGSLTAEGRELALRAAGLPDSQVSWPDITYEQLKKNPPNDPNIEMGLLKIGDYQSPDLMYITDTKVKLDANGEKVPPLTLLYIPGNSSPIHTFSSQAEMKKWLAEQMTDPVKRAAIAAHFPLKDKPNGFLHPGLDKTLEKLGTWPKGLFTHSGLKTEEYRRYGDLGNPQTTITTEPIKLPFDEIAKRQKDRSYADANTKITTDLDVHKKHVLEGFEKVAKAALFLAPLALVMPEVEIALSVYYLATGVITAGIGIDDKIRGKPDGDKRIIFGVLNAALIVLPHILKGGSAGEAAANEIKPPEAIPEKAPVAESTEPPPSAPASENEVEPHVNRPSGIDSNDIKDYAVEQGEQQISGVKPNANGIYQVKDARGEDHWLIKVTFDKETTRVFEIKSGFRLDSDTVEIIDPFTRKTVMIVRNTGDETWEVVRGPGGIKFPWQSKSPAGQQFDPGAYDYPAEGEASSSKVKQKIDKQLKDDAKKFHKAAKTKPSPVLDDIAKDASPTDVINSVYKKSPGMIIGEDHSQSAGLRFLIDQAGEFKKNNVMVLYSEGFEHSLQPDLDHFFETGEFSPALRNNLRLIDRSHAGHEPYTNRELLLTMRKHGIRIKAIDVPSVEPKTTRLKNMNYYASKVIEHDQAANPQAKWVARVGSDHVFTYDGEPPIRGISQMTGATGVSVDDAPANQATTVTQSRDKTEIFIDLKRLD; encoded by the coding sequence ATGCATATTAGTTCTACGACCTTGCCTGCTCACCGTAAGCTAGCCGAGTCAGAGCTAGCCCCCAAAAACAACGCGCATCCACCAGCCCCCGCAAGCCAGCGGAATAAACGTTCTATTGATGCTGGACCAAGTTACCAAAACAGCGTCAGCGCTGACCCCAAACCTGATAAAAACATCGGGACTGGTCAGAAAGTAACAGTACCCGTCAATGTAGGCCCAAACCCCAGCCTCGACCCCGCCACCGCTGAGATTAAAGAGTCGTTCAAAACCGTCTCACAAGAAGCCTCCATTTTTCTCAAGAAAAAATTCGCCGAGATGGCAGCGAAGGCAACAAACCCTGCCGATAAGGAAAAGTGGAATATAGACCCGGATAATACTTATCTGGTTACTTTCAACTACAACAAAACAGGCGACACCCCTTACCCCGCGAAAATCGTCCAGAGAATCTCACTGACCGAGGCGCTGGTCACCAACGCACAAGATACGCCAGAAGGAAAAGGCTTCTTGGTGCCCTACTACGCAGGAGGCCCAGAAGTCATAGTCAAGCCCGACATAAAAGCCCAAAAGCCTCAGTCGAGTGACTTCTGGAGCCGCGCCAAGCCAAACCGTGAAGACGCTGACGTCACACATACCTATCAAGGGATTTACATTGAATCCCCTGAATTGCCTGCACCGGTGTACAACGGAGGCAACCAAAGTCAGATCACGCCGGCAGAGTTCAAGAAGCTGATCTGGAAGGCCGACTTTAAAAAGCCCTACGATAAGTTTTTGGACAACTTCTGGAACAGTCACAAAGAACAATATCCGACGCTCGCCAAAGCATCCTTCACCAAATCAGCCATGGCCCAACACCAAGAAGGTAGTTTGACTGCCGAGGGCCGAGAGCTGGCGTTGCGGGCTGCCGGTTTGCCAGACAGCCAAGTATCATGGCCGGATATCACGTATGAGCAACTGAAAAAAAATCCTCCGAACGATCCCAATATTGAAATGGGCCTGCTAAAGATTGGCGACTATCAGTCCCCCGACCTTATGTACATCACCGATACCAAAGTCAAACTGGACGCCAACGGGGAAAAGGTCCCTCCACTGACCCTGCTTTACATACCAGGGAACTCCTCGCCTATTCACACATTCAGCAGCCAGGCTGAAATGAAAAAGTGGCTCGCCGAGCAAATGACTGACCCGGTTAAACGTGCAGCGATCGCCGCGCACTTCCCCCTCAAGGACAAGCCCAATGGCTTTTTGCACCCGGGTCTGGACAAGACACTCGAAAAGCTCGGGACTTGGCCAAAGGGCCTTTTCACACACAGCGGGTTGAAAACCGAGGAGTATCGGCGGTATGGCGACTTAGGGAACCCGCAAACAACCATCACGACAGAGCCCATCAAATTACCGTTCGATGAAATTGCAAAACGCCAAAAGGATCGCTCTTATGCCGATGCCAACACCAAAATAACCACCGATTTAGATGTCCATAAAAAACATGTCCTTGAAGGGTTCGAAAAGGTTGCGAAAGCGGCGCTGTTTCTAGCCCCGTTGGCGTTGGTGATGCCTGAAGTCGAGATAGCGCTGAGCGTGTACTATCTGGCGACAGGGGTAATCACAGCAGGTATCGGGATCGACGATAAAATAAGAGGTAAACCAGACGGCGATAAGCGAATTATATTCGGCGTACTCAATGCTGCGCTGATAGTACTTCCCCATATCCTGAAAGGAGGGAGTGCTGGCGAAGCTGCTGCTAATGAAATCAAGCCCCCTGAGGCAATACCCGAAAAAGCGCCCGTGGCGGAAAGCACCGAGCCACCGCCATCTGCACCCGCGTCTGAAAATGAGGTTGAACCGCACGTCAATCGCCCGTCGGGTATTGACTCGAACGATATCAAGGATTACGCCGTTGAGCAGGGCGAACAACAGATCTCAGGCGTTAAGCCAAACGCCAACGGTATCTATCAGGTCAAAGATGCCCGCGGTGAAGACCACTGGTTGATCAAAGTGACCTTTGACAAAGAGACCACCCGGGTATTTGAGATCAAGAGCGGTTTTAGACTGGATAGCGATACCGTCGAAATTATCGACCCTTTCACCCGAAAAACGGTGATGATCGTACGCAATACCGGGGACGAAACATGGGAAGTGGTTCGCGGACCGGGCGGTATAAAATTCCCATGGCAATCAAAAAGCCCCGCGGGCCAGCAGTTTGACCCTGGCGCTTATGATTATCCTGCAGAAGGAGAAGCTTCTTCGTCGAAAGTGAAGCAGAAGATTGATAAGCAGTTGAAAGACGATGCCAAGAAATTCCATAAAGCTGCAAAAACCAAACCCAGCCCCGTTCTCGACGACATCGCCAAGGATGCTTCGCCAACAGACGTTATCAATAGCGTCTACAAAAAATCACCCGGCATGATTATTGGCGAGGACCATTCCCAGTCTGCAGGGCTGCGGTTCCTCATCGACCAGGCAGGCGAATTCAAGAAGAACAACGTCATGGTCTTGTATTCGGAAGGCTTTGAGCACTCGCTTCAACCTGACCTGGATCACTTCTTCGAAACAGGGGAATTCTCCCCTGCACTCAGGAACAACTTGAGACTCATAGACCGCTCACACGCAGGCCATGAGCCCTACACCAATAGAGAATTGCTGTTAACCATGCGAAAACATGGTATTCGCATCAAAGCGATTGATGTGCCGTCCGTGGAACCCAAGACCACTCGCCTTAAAAACATGAACTACTACGCGAGCAAGGTGATTGAACACGACCAAGCGGCAAACCCTCAAGCAAAATGGGTGGCACGCGTCGGAAGCGATCACGTGTTCACCTACGACGGAGAACCGCCAATCCGAGGTATCAGTCAAATGACCGGCGCAACGGGCGTTTCCGTCGACGACGCGCCGGCAAATCAGGCAACGACGGTCACTCAATCGCGAGACAAAACCGAAATCTTCATTGATCTCAAGCGGCTCGATTAA